CAACTCGGAAACCACGCAGGTGTCGAGCAGATAACTCACAGCCTAACCTTTCTACCGGTATCCCGGCTGCGTGTCAGATCAAGATCAACGCCGACGAGCGGTGATTTGCGAAAAAAATCGACCAGGCTTCCCTTCCGTGGGGCAAACATTCGGTAATCCTTCGTTGAAACAACAACCGCCGCATCCTCCCCATGCAACGTGATAACCTGCGGGCCTTCGCTTCGCGCCTTGCGAACGACTTCGGAGAAACGGTTCTTCGCGTCTTGCAACTGCCATTTCGCCGTCGACATGAGTCACCTCCCATTCTGGCTAGTCTGGCTATAATACCGATTCTTGGAGAACAACGAAAGGGCGCGCCAAGGATTCGCAGCTTTCCAGTTCCGAAACGGCTTGAACGATTTAAACTACTTGAACGGGATTCTGTTTTTTACCGCGAATACAATTCTTTAATGAACCCTTCCTTAGCCAACTGATCCAGCGGCGCCGGATCGTAAAAGCGGCGCGCGTCTACGCCTTTGGCCTTGGCATTGCGCTCGGCCAAGTCTTCCATCACCGCTTCCATTTCCGGCAGCGTGACCGTCGGGATGTTGCGGATGTAACCGAGCACGTAGCTTTTAAATGCGCTCATCAGCAACTTCGTATCCGTGTTGCGCGTGTACTTGCCGAGCACGCGCACGGTGAAGTCGGGATTGGCCTTGGCGTATTTGATTCCTTCCAAGGTTGCCTTGAGAAAGCGATTCAATGTCTGCGGCCGGTTGCGAATGAACGAATCGGTAGTCACTAGCGCCGTGCCGGGATAGCGAAATTTGACTTCCCCTAAATTCATCAACTCTCGGTATCCCAACTCTTTGGCCTTCTCCAAAGTCGGCGAGGAAATCAAGCCGCCTTTGATCACGCCCTGCTGCATGAATAGTAAAATCTCCGGCACACCGCCGGTTTGAATCATCTTGATGTCTTTGTTCGGATCGAGACCGAATTCGGCCACGGCTTTGCGCAAACCGAGATCGGTGAGCGAACCGAACCGGCTGACGCCGAAGGTCTTTCCCTTTAAATCTTGCGCCGTGGCGATATCCGGCGTGGTCACCAGGCTCATGGGAATCACATTGATCGTGGTCGCGATGGTAATCGCATCCGAGCCCGACAAGCGCGACAACGCCGCCGCCGCTCCCGAACCTTGCACGATATGGGCATCGCCGGAGAGCAACGTCGTAATCGCCTGGGCGCCGGCAACGTAAATGACGTTTACGTCGAGACCGTATTTTTTAAAAATCCCCGCTTCCTGCGGCACCCACGTGGTGATCGAAGTCGCTGCGATGGACGAGTAGCAGACGTTGAGCTTTTCCAGCTCGGCCGCCTGGGCGGCCCGAGCGATGCCGGCGCTCGAAACTGCCAGCGTGGGAAACAAGATAGCCACTAAAGCCAATATCTCGAAGCGTTTCATCGAAACCATCTTCCATTTCACGAACGTTCAAAGCCAAGAGGGCGGGTTTAAAACCCACCCCTACAATTCGGAAATCTTTTTTGCGCCCTTTGCGCTTTTTGCGGTTAATTCTCCGGTTCCGAATCTTTAGCTGCGGCTTTGCGCGCTCGCACGCAGTAATAGAGAACGCCCTCTACCAAGTCAAGGCGAACAATTTCACAACATTGAGTTGCCCTGTCGCCTATGATATTTCCGGTCGAGTCGAATTGGTTCCCGCACTACGAGCACATGAACGATCCAATCAAAACCGTCGGCGTCGTCGGCCTTGGCGTGATGGGCTTCGACATCGCCTTTCTCTACGCCATGAAAGGCTTTCGCACACTCGTCTATGACGCGGCGAAATCAATAATGGATTCGCTGACCGACCGGCGTGAGCAAACTATCGATCGTTTGCACAAACGCAACCGCATCGCGGACCGGGAGATCGACAATCTTCGCACACTGCTAATCCCGTCCAGCAGTCTCGTTGGACTAGTTAATGCCGATCTGATCACCGAAGCGGTTTCGGAAAACGCCAGAACCAAACTCGCCGTCTACAAAACGCTTCGCGATAGCGGCTTCAACGGGCTGCTCACGACCAACACGTCCTCGGTGACGCGCGCGACTTTATTGACTGACGAAAATGTCGACGGCAAAAAGTTTGCTTTGACGCATTTCTTCAATCCCGTGCTCTACACCCAGATGGTCGAAGTCGTCACCGGCGACATCGACGCGGCGAACCGAGAAACGATCTTGGAATTCTTAAAAATTCTCGACCGCGAACCCGTCCCGACGCAAGACATCTCCGGATTCGTCTCGAATGGCATTCTGATGGTCTACGCGGTCATGGCAGTGCGCTTGTTGGAATGCGGCGCGCGCATCGAGCAGGTCGATCAGGCGGCCAAGGAACTAAAACTGCTGCCGCCGTTGATCAGCTTCGATAGTTGGAAGCCGTCCATCGTCGAAGACGTCACGCGCATCATGGCGGAACTGCGCGGCGACGCGTTTCTGCGCTCGTCGCCGCTGCTAAGCCGCCTCGCCAAAGACAACCCAAGATTCTATGTCGATCAGAAGCCCAATCCGAAGATTTATGAATTAGCCGATGCTCACGGTAAATCTGTCGACGACGAAAGCATCAAGCGCGCGCTCATGACTTCGATGTTGATCGCCGCCGCGCGAGTCGCGGAGCTAGGCGAAGCGCCGGCGACAGTGGACTTTGTCGCGACGGAAGGAATCAAGATGTCCCGGCCACCGTTGAAAGAGATCGACGCCACCGGCGCAGCAGTGCTGCGAGAGGAGTTGGAGAAAACCAATCGCATGCTCGGCCAGAACCCCTTGGCGATTCCAGCAATTCTCGCTGAGATGAGTAACGGTAAGAAAACTTTTCACCTAGCCCGCAGGGAATAAGCGAACTTTTATGAAAGCCATCGACGTTCACGTCCATCCCAGCACCCGCGGCCTCGACCATCACGCTTGCGGCTACTTCAGAAGAAACCTCGCCGATATCCCGCAAACAGCGGAAGGTTTCGCCGAGTTGTACGCGAAGAACGACGTTCAAGCGCTGCTGATCGGTTGGCATCCCTCGACGGTCAACGAAGGCGCGCGCAACAGCAACGAGCATGTGCTGGAACTCGTCGGCAAGTATCCTGAAACTTTCCCCGGCATCCTCGCTTCACTCGATACCAACGCGGTAGATTTAACCGCCGTCGCGCACTACGCGGCGGAGTTGGTGCAGAATCCCAACGTCAAAGGTTTCAAGTTCCATCCGCCCGATCAAGGTTTCTATCCCAACGACAAACGCTTTTACGATATCTGGGAAGTTCTCCAGGCCGGCGGCAAGCCCGTGATGTTCCACGTCGGCTTCACTGTGCTAGGAGCGAATACCGACGGCGGCAGCGGCATCGCCCTCGATTACGGCAGGCCAATTCATCTCGACACTCTTGCGCGGGATTTTCCCAAGATGAAAATCATCGCCGCCCATCCGGGCTGGCCCTGGGAACAAGAACTGATCGGCGTCGTCACTCATAAAAAAAATCTTTTCGTCGACACCTCCGGCTACTTGGCCGAACAACTGCCGGAGATTTTTCAAAAAGCCATCGGCGGCCGTTTGCAAGACAAAGCGCTGTTCGGCACCGACTTCCCCTATGTCGATTTAGAAAAAGCGTTGGCGAGCTTCGACAAAATGAATTTCAAACCGGCGGTGAAGGACAAGCTGTTAGTGGACAATGCGAAGGCTCTGTTCGGCCTGTGATAGCGCAGTTCACTCTTATCCCCTCGCCCACAGAGTGGGAGAGGGCCAGGGTGAGGGCTTCTTAAAACCTGTAACGCCTCGGGAAAATGATCGATGAAACAAGTCCTATTCCTCCTAATTATCAATTTTCAATTCTCCATTCTCCATTCGTTCGCGGCGCAGAGCACTGCGAACGTCAAGCTTCGCGTCGGCTACCCGTCGCCGAGCGCGGCTTTCTATCCGCTTTTCGCGACCAAGGAAGCGGGGCTCTTAGAAAAATACGGCTTAGATGTCGAGATGGTTTACGTTCAAGGCGTCAAGCTGATACAAGTTCACGTCTCTGACCAGCTCGACATTGCGACAGTATCATCGGTTGTCTACTTGCAAGCAGCTGTTGGTGGAGCCGACTTGATGCAAGTGGCCAGCTCCATCGACAACCAGATCATGAAATTGATGGTTCATCCGAACATCGCCAAACCGCAGGACCTGCGCGGCAAGACTCTCGCTGTGACGGGGTTCGGATCGTTGACTGATTTGCTGCTCCGGCCCGCGCTCAAGAACTGGGGGTTGGAAGCGCAGAAAGACGTCAAGCTCATTCAGATCGGCAGGATGCCCGATATCGCCATCGCCATCGCCCAAAAAACCGTCGACGGCGGCATGCTGTCCTTCCCGACTTCGGTGCACGCCGAAAAGTTCAATTTGCGCACGATGATCGATTTCGCTGAATCGGGATTCGAGAGTCCTGCCAGCACTGTGGTTGCGAGCCGCCGCTACCTCAAGGCCAATCGCGACATCGTGCTGCGATTTCTCAAGGCCTACATCGAGGGGACCAAGCGCCTTCTCACCGACCGCGAGCTCGGCATTCGCGCACTGAGGAAATACGGCGGCGTCAGCGATCGCGATATGCTGGCGACCACCCACGACCTGTTCGCGAGTCGTTACATTAAGAAAATCCCCAAACTCAATACTAAAGGCATCGAAAATTCTCTAAGCCTGATCGCCGAGAACAACCCCAAAGCCAAAGACCGCAGAGCCGAGGAATTCATGGACACGAGCTTCATGGACGAGTTGGAAGCGACGGGATTCATCAAGTCGGTTTGGCCGTAAGCTTAAGTATCGATCCGCGAAGTTTCAATGTAACCAACATCGTTCCACCATCCGTCATTCCCGCGCACGCGGGAATCCAGGTGACGGACAGCGTCCGTCATACCGTTGGAAAACGGTATCCAGGTTATGGGGATGGGATGGACCCCGGCTTTCACCGGGGTGACGATCGCGATGGCTCTACTCTGGACAGGTTTTGGATTTGGTTTAAGGTAGACAGTTGTCAGGTGTCAGTAAAATCACAGGAGCGAAACCCATGACGAAAAAAATTCTTGTCTGGCTACTGATAATTTTCTTTGTTGCAAATGTTTCCGTCGCTCAGGCGCAGCAGCCAACGAAAATCCCCCGGATAGGATACCTAGCTGCTAACTCCCGCGCGGCTACGTCGGCCCGCACCGAGGCCTTCCGGCAGGGTCTGCGCGAGTTAGGGTACGTCGAGGGGAAGAACATCGCCATCGAGCATCGATATGCGGACGGCAAGCCTGATCGCCTCCCCGCGCTCGCGGCCGAGCTAGTGCGTCTCAAGGTCGACATCATCGTCTCGGGTGGTCCGTCATCAACCCGTGCTGCTAGGGAAGCGACTGTTACAATTCCCATTGTTATGGCGCAACATCCCGATCCTGTTGGCAGCGGGTTCGTCGCCAGCCTAGCGCAACCGGGCGGAAACATCACTGGGTTATCTACTCTTGCCCCTGAGTTAAGCGGAAAACGACTGGAACTGCTGAAGGAAACAGTTCCTAAGCTCTCCCGCGTGGCCATCGTTGGGACTTCGACCGTGCCCGGCTACGCGCAAATGTTAAACGAGATGGAACTCGCCGCAAGGGTGTTGAAGGTGCAGCTTCAATACCTAGACGTGCTAGAGCCCAAGGATATTGAGACTACATTCCGAGCCGCGAGCAAGGGACGTGCTGAAGCAGCCCTCACGCTGAACAGCCCCGTCTTCAATTCTCATCGAACACGGATTGTAGAACTCGCGGTAAAGAACCGGCTACCGGCGATGTACGACAGGGCAGAATTTGTCGAAGACGGGGGCCTCATGACCTACGGCGTGAATTTCAACGACTTGGACCGGCGCGCCGCTACGTATGTGGACAAGATTTTGAAAGGCAGGACGCCCGCGGATCTTCCCGTAGAGCAGCCGATGAGGTTCGAGTTCATCATCAGCCTGATAGCGGCCAAGCAGATCGGCCTGACGATTCCACCGAATGTGTTGGTGCGGGCGACTAAGGTGATCAGGTAGGGGCGGACCTGTGTGTCCGCCCTCCGAACGGGCCGACACGCAGGTCGGCCCCTACACGGGTCCGACTGGTGTCAGTAAAAACACAGGAGCGAAACCGATGATGAAAAAAATTATTGTCTGGCTACTGCTAATTTTCTTTCTTGCAAATGTTTGCGTCGCCCAGGCCCAGCAGCCGACGAGAATTCCACGGATAGGATACCTATCTGGCTCCTCCCCTTCCACTTCCCCGAACCGCCGCGAGGCATTCCGGCAGGGTCTGCGCGAGCTTGGCTACGTAGAGGGGAAAAGCATTGTCATTGAGTATCGTTGGGCAGAGGGAAAGTTCGATCGCCTCCCCGCGCTTGCGACCGAGCTAGTGAGTCTCAAGGTCGACATCATTGTCACAGCTGGTCCCAATGCAACCCGTCCTGCCAAGCAAGCAACTTCTACGATTCCCATTGTCATGGGGCAGGATCCCGATCCTGTTGGCAGCGGGACCGTCGCCAGTCTGGCGCGGCCTGGCGGGAACATCACGGGATTGGCAACCTTTGCCCCGGAGCTAAGCGGAAAACAACTGGAGCTTCTGCAAGAGACGGTTCCGAAACTCTCCCGCGTGGCCGTCCTCGGAACCTCGACCAACCCGGGCCACGCACAAGTGTTAAAAGAGGTCGAACTCGCCGCAGGGGTGTTGAAAGTGAAGATTCAATATCTAGACGTACTGAGTCCGAACGATATTGAGACTGCATTTCGAGCCGCGAGCAAAGGGCGTGTTGACGCAATCCTCGTGCTACCAACCAATGTCCTCAATTTACAGCGAGCACAGATTACAGAACTCGCGGTAAAGAACCGGGTCCCGGCGATTTACCCACAAACGGAATTTATGGAAGCCGGCGGCCTCATGTACTACGGCGTAAACACTCCCGACTTGTTCCGGCGCGCCGCTACGTATGTGGACAAGATTTTGAAAGGCAGGACGCCTGCGGATTTGCCCGTGGAGCAACCGATGAGGTTCGAGTTCATCATCAGCCTGATAGCGGCGAAGAAGATCGGCCTGACGATTCCACCGAATGTGTTGGTGCGGGCGACTAAGGTGAATCGGTGAAGAACGCAACAGGCAATGGTAGAAGCGGATAAGGGAGCGCGGGTTTCCGCCACAGGACGGATCAGCCTCAAATTGTTTGGCTGATTCTAACCCGCGATTAACCGCGGACAAGAATGTCCGCGCTCCAATGTCCGCCCGTTCGGAGGGCCGACGCGCAGGTCGGCCCCTACACGTGAGACGACTGAAGGAAAGACAAATGAAGCGCGATCGCTGCACAGCAGATCATTTCATTTTCAGCTTGATCATCCTGACGACGCTCTTCTCCGCTCACATTGTATTTGCCCAGCCCGTACTCGAAAAAATGATCGCCGGCTACAGCGCTCAAGCCGGTGCCTATGCACCGATCTGGATTACAAAAGAAGCCGGGCTGTTTAGAAAAAACGGCTTGGACGTCAATCTAATTTTTATTCCCGGCGGGCCGACGGCAGCGGCGGCGATGATCGCTAACGAAGTGCAAGCGATGGCGATGGCCGGACCGGCGATCGTCGCTAGCAATCTTGCCGGTTCTGATCTGGTGATGACGGCTGGAATCGTAAACACCTTCGCCTTTCAACTCGTCACGGTCAAAAGCATCACGTCGCCGAACCAGCTCAAAGGCAAACGCATCGGCGTCAACCGCTTCGGCGCGGCGCCTGATATCGCGGCGCGCTACGCGCTCAATCATCTGAAGATCGACCCACGCGAGGTGACGATTTTGCAGTTGGGCGAACAGTCGACGCGGCTCGAAGCGATGAAAGTTGGCCAGCTCGACGCCGCCATCCTGCTGCCGCCGATCACCACCATCGCGCAAAAAGCCGGCATGAATATTCTGCTCGACATGTCGGAGCTGGGCGGCGAGTTCCTGATTACCGGTCTGGCCAGCAGCCAGAAATTTCTTACGCAGAATCGCCCGTCCGCGTCACGTCTGATGCGCGCCTTCGTCGAAGGCATTCACTATTTCAAGACCAACCGACGAGAGAGCGAGAAAATCATCGCGCGCTACATGCGCACGGACAACATGGAAGCGGTCGGCGCGACCTGGGACTACTTCGCGGCCAAGATCGTGCCGCGCAAACCCTATCCGTCGGTCAAAGGCGTCAAGGCGCTGCTTGACCTCGCGGCCAAGGAACGCCCGGAAGCCGCCAAAGCCCAGCCGGAGCGCTTTATTAACGCAACTCTGCTAAAAGAATTGGACGACAGCGGCTTCATCGACGGTTTGTATCGATGAACAAGAATGATTGTAGGGGCGCACCTATGTGTGCGCCCGACAGTGGGGCGAACACGCAAGCCCGTACAGTGCCCCTACGTTTATTCGATGATAAGGAGCGACGATAGAAATGTCCGAAGAAAAAATTGCGTCGCAAGCCTATTTAGAAGTCGCCGCCGCCCACGGCGTCGAGTATATCTTCGGCTTGCCGGGAACCAGCGGCCAGGAATTTATCGGCACCATCGCCGATCAGGAAAAAATCCGTTTCATCCTGGCGATGCACGAGACCTGCGTGGTGTCCATGGCCGACGGTCATGCGCGCGTCACCGGCCGGCCGCAACTGGCCCAAGTGAGCACGCTGCCCGGGTCGGCGAACTCGGTCGGCGCGCTCTACGATGCTTACCGCGACCGCTCGCCGGTGATCGTCACTTCTACGAATGTCGACACGCGCATCGACGGCCGCGACTCCCACACCGAGGGAAAGAATCTCGTCGAGATGACCAAGCAGTTCACCAAGTGGAGCGCCGAAGTTCATCGCGCCGACCGCATCCCGGAATATTTGAATCGCGCTTTCAAAGTGGCTTCGACGCCGCCGACCGGACCGGTCTATCTCGCACTGCCGAGCAATCTCCTCGGCGAGCCGATCACAGTCGCAAATCCAGACGCGGAACGTTCGCGGATTTCGCCGCGCATCGCCGGCGATCCGGAAGCGTTGGCAGAAGCAGCCAAGCTGCTCGCGCAAGCGAAGCGGCCGTTGATCGTCGCCGGCAGCGCCATCGCGAAATGCGGCGCGACCGAAGAATTGATCAAGCTCGCCGAAATGGTCGCCGCGCCGGTGGTCATGGAGCCGCGCTATTCGTTTCTGTCTTTTCCGACCACCCACCCGCAGAGTTTTCAGATCGCCGAACGGCAACCTTCATTCGATTTACCCGTGTGGGGTGAGCCGGATGTCATCATTGCCATCGGCTGCCGCCTGATCCGGGAATATCGCTATATCCCCGATCCCGTCATCAAGCCGGCGACGAAAGTGGTTCACATCGAAGAAGATCCCTGGGAGATCGGCAAAGTTTTTCCCGTCGACGTCGGTATCGTCGCCGACGCCAAGAGCGCGCTCAAGTCACTGATCGAATTCTATCCGAAAGTCGAACCGACAGCGGCGGTTAAGAGCGAGCGCTTGGAATGCATCGGCAAAGCCAAGCAACAAGCCACCGCCGACATCGAAAGCCGCGTCAGCAAAGGCTGGGACGCCACGCCGATCAACGCCGCGCGGCTCGCGCGCACGATGGACCGGCTCATCGAGAAAGACGCGTTAATCGTCAACGAAAGCCCCACCAGCAAAGATCTCTTGATGTCGAACTTTCAGTTCTCGCCGGGGCGCGATTATTTTTCCAACTCGTCGGGCGGATTTCTCGGCTGGGGTCTGGGCGCAGCGATCGGCGCCAAACTCGCCTCGCCCAAGCGCCGCGTCGTCGCCTGTCTCGGCGACGGCAGCACCATGTTCGGCCTGCAAGGTCTTTGGACGCTGGCGAAGTATCGCATCCCACTTGTCGTCATCGTATTTAATAATCGCGCTTACATGGCGGTGAAGAATCAGTTCCGTGGATCCGAAGAAAGAATCCGCATCGCCGCCGAAATGGGCGCGGAAATTTCCGGCCCGGAAATCAACTTCGCCAGGCTGGCGGAAACTTTTGGAATTTTCGGCGAGCGCGTGGAGCATCCCGACGCAATTGAACCAGCGCTCAAGCGGGCCTTAGAGCAAAACGGCCCAGCGCTGGTCGACGTCGTGATCAGCCAGAATACTCGGAAGGATTAGCCGCACCCTTCGACAGGCTCAGGGCGATCGGGACGGCAAAGGGCGAAATTCGACAGAGGCAACTAAAGAGGCAAGGATATTCTTCACCACGAAGTTCACGACGGACACGAAGGGTTCGGAGGATTAAGACTCCGAACTTCGTGACCTTCGTGTCCTTCGTGGTGAAAACTTTCTGGTCAATCTGGTAACGCAAACTGAGGAGGTAACATGGCCAACGAATCTCAAAGCGCTTTCGAAAAAACCGCGCTCGGCGCACAGAACAAAGCTTACGACATCATCGCTAAACTCGACCCGGAGTATTTTGAAAAACTCAAAGGCCTCTACGTCGACGGCACCTTCGGCCGCGAGGGCGCGCTACCGCGCAAAACCAAAGAGCTGATCATGGTCGGCATCTGCTGCGCGCTCAATCGCCCGCGCGGCGTCAAACTGCACAGCGAACGAGCGCTGACTTTAGGCGCGGCGCCGAGAGAAATCTTGGAAGCCGTCGAAGTCGCCGCGATCCCCGGCGGCATGCCCGGTCTGTGGCTCGGCGTGGAAACCTTGGACGAAATTCTTAAAGCCAAAGGAATCGAGTTTAAATGACTCTGAGCCCCTCTCCCTCTGGGAGAGGGCAAGGGTGATGGCCTCTTGTAGGGGCGACCGGCGGTCGCCCTTGCCCTCACCTCAATCCTCTCCCAGAGGGAGAGGAAGTAAGATTTTCCAAAACGTCTTGAACGGACCCCGGCGAAAGCCGGGGGATTGAACGATTGGAACTATGAGCGAAGCGAATAACGGCCCCCTCGCCGGCATCCGGGTCCTCGATTTGACGCGCGTGCTTGCCGGTCCGTACTGCACGATGTTTCTCGGCGATCTCGGCGCCGAGGTCGTCAAAGTCGAACAGCCCGGCGTCGGCGACGACACGCGCGGCTGGGGCCCGCCATTTTCCGGCGGCGAGAGCGCTTATTTTCTCTGCGTCAATCGAAATAAAAAAAGCCTCACCGTCGATCTCAAATCGGCTGAAGGCGTCGCGTTGATTCGACAATTGGCGGAGCGCGCCGATGTCCTCATCGAAAACTTTCGCCCCGGCGCCATGGATCGGCTCGGTCTCGGCGAAAAAGATTTGCGCGCAACGAATCCGAATCTCGTCTACGCGTCGTTGTCGGGCTTCGGCGCCGACGGGCCGATGGCGGACATTCCCGGCTACGATCTCATCGTGCAAGCCTGGGGCGGCCTGATGAGCATTACCGGCACGGACGACAGCGGTCCGCTGAAAGTGGGAGTCGCGATCATCGATCTGGTCGCGGGCTTGATGCTCGGCAAGTCGATCGTCGCCGCGCTCTACGCCCGGGAAAAAATCGGCGTCGGCCAAAAAATCGACACCTCGCTGCTCGAAGCTGAAGTCGCGGCGTTGATCAACGTCGGCAGCAATTATCTCATCAGCGGCAAAACTCCCGAGCGCTGGGGCAACGCCCATCCGACCATCGTGCCCTATCAAAGCTTTCAGACCGCCGACAGCTTCTTGGTCCTGGGCGCTGCAAGCGAAACGATTTGGAAACGGCTTTGTCCCGCTCTTGGTAAAGCCGACCTGGCCGACGATCCGCGCTTCGAGAAGAACGCCAATCGAGTCGAGAACCGAAAAGAATTGATCGACATTCTTTCTACGGTTTTCATGAGCCGCAGCACTGAAGATTGGGTTAATGTTCTAACTGAAGCCGATGTTCCCTGCGCGCCGGTGCAAACCATCGATCAAGTTTTCGCCGCGCCGCAGGTGCTGCATCGAAACATGCTGGTCGAAGTCGACCATCCAACCGCGGGGAAACTTCGCATGGCTGGCATCCCAGTAAAATTTTCCGCCACGCCGGCGTCAGTGCGCTTGCCGCCGCCGTTGCTCGGTGAGCACAGCGGCGAGGTGCTGTCGAATTGGCTTGGAATGGCGAGCGAACAAATCGACCAACTGAAAAAAGAGAAAGTGATATGAACGGCAAAACATTTGAACAATTTCACGCCGGCGATCGTTACCAAACCGGCCGGCGCACGGTCACCGAACACGACATTCTGACGTTCGTCAATCTCGTCGGTCTCACCGAACCGCTGTTCTTGGACATGGAATACATTCGCAAGGAAAGTCTCTTCGGCGAGCGCATCGCGCCCGGCAGTTTGACTTTTGCCCTCGCCGAAGGATTGACGGTGCAGACCGGATTGATCCACGGCACCGGCTTGGCCTTCGCCGGCCTCGATAAGATGCGCCTGTTCGCGCCCGTGAAAGTCAACGATACGATCGAAGTCGAAATCGAAGTGCTCGACACCAAACCCGTGCCCGCCCGAGGCGGCGGCATCGTTCGCTACCGCCAGTGGGTGAAAAATCAACGCGGCGAAGCGAT
Above is a genomic segment from Deltaproteobacteria bacterium containing:
- a CDS encoding amidohydrolase; amino-acid sequence: MKAIDVHVHPSTRGLDHHACGYFRRNLADIPQTAEGFAELYAKNDVQALLIGWHPSTVNEGARNSNEHVLELVGKYPETFPGILASLDTNAVDLTAVAHYAAELVQNPNVKGFKFHPPDQGFYPNDKRFYDIWEVLQAGGKPVMFHVGFTVLGANTDGGSGIALDYGRPIHLDTLARDFPKMKIIAAHPGWPWEQELIGVVTHKKNLFVDTSGYLAEQLPEIFQKAIGGRLQDKALFGTDFPYVDLEKALASFDKMNFKPAVKDKLLVDNAKALFGL
- a CDS encoding ABC transporter substrate-binding protein, with the translated sequence MTKKILVWLLIIFFVANVSVAQAQQPTKIPRIGYLAANSRAATSARTEAFRQGLRELGYVEGKNIAIEHRYADGKPDRLPALAAELVRLKVDIIVSGGPSSTRAAREATVTIPIVMAQHPDPVGSGFVASLAQPGGNITGLSTLAPELSGKRLELLKETVPKLSRVAIVGTSTVPGYAQMLNEMELAARVLKVQLQYLDVLEPKDIETTFRAASKGRAEAALTLNSPVFNSHRTRIVELAVKNRLPAMYDRAEFVEDGGLMTYGVNFNDLDRRAATYVDKILKGRTPADLPVEQPMRFEFIISLIAAKQIGLTIPPNVLVRATKVIR
- a CDS encoding thiamine pyrophosphate-binding protein; its protein translation is MSEEKIASQAYLEVAAAHGVEYIFGLPGTSGQEFIGTIADQEKIRFILAMHETCVVSMADGHARVTGRPQLAQVSTLPGSANSVGALYDAYRDRSPVIVTSTNVDTRIDGRDSHTEGKNLVEMTKQFTKWSAEVHRADRIPEYLNRAFKVASTPPTGPVYLALPSNLLGEPITVANPDAERSRISPRIAGDPEALAEAAKLLAQAKRPLIVAGSAIAKCGATEELIKLAEMVAAPVVMEPRYSFLSFPTTHPQSFQIAERQPSFDLPVWGEPDVIIAIGCRLIREYRYIPDPVIKPATKVVHIEEDPWEIGKVFPVDVGIVADAKSALKSLIEFYPKVEPTAAVKSERLECIGKAKQQATADIESRVSKGWDATPINAARLARTMDRLIEKDALIVNESPTSKDLLMSNFQFSPGRDYFSNSSGGFLGWGLGAAIGAKLASPKRRVVACLGDGSTMFGLQGLWTLAKYRIPLVVIVFNNRAYMAVKNQFRGSEERIRIAAEMGAEISGPEINFARLAETFGIFGERVEHPDAIEPALKRALEQNGPALVDVVISQNTRKD
- a CDS encoding type II toxin-antitoxin system Phd/YefM family antitoxin, producing MSTAKWQLQDAKNRFSEVVRKARSEGPQVITLHGEDAAVVVSTKDYRMFAPRKGSLVDFFRKSPLVGVDLDLTRSRDTGRKVRL
- a CDS encoding carboxymuconolactone decarboxylase family protein — its product is MANESQSAFEKTALGAQNKAYDIIAKLDPEYFEKLKGLYVDGTFGREGALPRKTKELIMVGICCALNRPRGVKLHSERALTLGAAPREILEAVEVAAIPGGMPGLWLGVETLDEILKAKGIEFK
- a CDS encoding ABC transporter substrate-binding protein, which translates into the protein MVSMKRFEILALVAILFPTLAVSSAGIARAAQAAELEKLNVCYSSIAATSITTWVPQEAGIFKKYGLDVNVIYVAGAQAITTLLSGDAHIVQGSGAAAALSRLSGSDAITIATTINVIPMSLVTTPDIATAQDLKGKTFGVSRFGSLTDLGLRKAVAEFGLDPNKDIKMIQTGGVPEILLFMQQGVIKGGLISSPTLEKAKELGYRELMNLGEVKFRYPGTALVTTDSFIRNRPQTLNRFLKATLEGIKYAKANPDFTVRVLGKYTRNTDTKLLMSAFKSYVLGYIRNIPTVTLPEMEAVMEDLAERNAKAKGVDARRFYDPAPLDQLAKEGFIKELYSR
- a CDS encoding ABC transporter substrate-binding protein translates to MKQVLFLLIINFQFSILHSFAAQSTANVKLRVGYPSPSAAFYPLFATKEAGLLEKYGLDVEMVYVQGVKLIQVHVSDQLDIATVSSVVYLQAAVGGADLMQVASSIDNQIMKLMVHPNIAKPQDLRGKTLAVTGFGSLTDLLLRPALKNWGLEAQKDVKLIQIGRMPDIAIAIAQKTVDGGMLSFPTSVHAEKFNLRTMIDFAESGFESPASTVVASRRYLKANRDIVLRFLKAYIEGTKRLLTDRELGIRALRKYGGVSDRDMLATTHDLFASRYIKKIPKLNTKGIENSLSLIAENNPKAKDRRAEEFMDTSFMDELEATGFIKSVWP
- a CDS encoding ABC transporter substrate-binding protein, with the protein product MMKKIIVWLLLIFFLANVCVAQAQQPTRIPRIGYLSGSSPSTSPNRREAFRQGLRELGYVEGKSIVIEYRWAEGKFDRLPALATELVSLKVDIIVTAGPNATRPAKQATSTIPIVMGQDPDPVGSGTVASLARPGGNITGLATFAPELSGKQLELLQETVPKLSRVAVLGTSTNPGHAQVLKEVELAAGVLKVKIQYLDVLSPNDIETAFRAASKGRVDAILVLPTNVLNLQRAQITELAVKNRVPAIYPQTEFMEAGGLMYYGVNTPDLFRRAATYVDKILKGRTPADLPVEQPMRFEFIISLIAAKKIGLTIPPNVLVRATKVNR
- a CDS encoding ABC transporter substrate-binding protein, which codes for MSARSEGRRAGRPLHVRRLKERQMKRDRCTADHFIFSLIILTTLFSAHIVFAQPVLEKMIAGYSAQAGAYAPIWITKEAGLFRKNGLDVNLIFIPGGPTAAAAMIANEVQAMAMAGPAIVASNLAGSDLVMTAGIVNTFAFQLVTVKSITSPNQLKGKRIGVNRFGAAPDIAARYALNHLKIDPREVTILQLGEQSTRLEAMKVGQLDAAILLPPITTIAQKAGMNILLDMSELGGEFLITGLASSQKFLTQNRPSASRLMRAFVEGIHYFKTNRRESEKIIARYMRTDNMEAVGATWDYFAAKIVPRKPYPSVKGVKALLDLAAKERPEAAKAQPERFINATLLKELDDSGFIDGLYR